In Chloroflexota bacterium, one genomic interval encodes:
- the ybeY gene encoding rRNA maturation RNase YbeY produces the protein MPNAKHIIHIQIDEAFSGDVAAKLLRDAARAALKHEGAASGSLSLAVSDDEALRNLNSQFLGHDYPTDVLSFPSDSDDPDDQGRYFGDVIISYPRAYAQAETGGHPVEAELQLLTVHGVLHLLGHDHADEKQKTVMWQAQAEILAGLGCEITEPYPEATRQEPEE, from the coding sequence ATGCCCAACGCCAAGCACATCATCCACATTCAAATTGACGAAGCCTTCTCCGGCGACGTGGCCGCCAAACTCTTGCGCGACGCCGCCCGCGCCGCCCTCAAACACGAAGGAGCCGCCTCGGGGTCGCTTAGCCTGGCCGTCAGCGACGACGAGGCCTTGCGTAATCTCAACAGTCAGTTCCTCGGCCACGACTATCCAACCGATGTGCTCTCTTTCCCCTCCGACTCAGACGACCCCGACGACCAGGGCCGTTATTTTGGCGATGTGATCATTTCATATCCACGTGCTTACGCCCAGGCTGAAACGGGCGGCCACCCGGTTGAAGCCGAACTGCAACTCCTCACCGTTCACGGTGTTCTACACTTGCTCGGCCATGACCACGCCGACGAGAAGCAAAAAACAGTCATGTGGCAAGCGCAGGCGGAGATACTGGCCGGGTTGGGGTGTGAGATTACCGAACCGTACCCAGAAGCCACGAGGCAGGAGCCGGAAGAATAA
- a CDS encoding diacylglycerol kinase family protein yields MRATSRLSSFRHAFAGWWHVLRTQRNAWIHAIISTAVFIVGLWVGLERRDWAIILLAMVAVWMGEFVNTALEAVVDLASPDIHPLAKVGKDVGAAAVLIAALAAVLIGLLILGPPLWEKISGQ; encoded by the coding sequence ATGCGAGCAACCTCTCGTTTAAGTTCCTTCCGCCACGCCTTTGCCGGCTGGTGGCACGTTCTACGAACTCAGCGCAACGCCTGGATTCACGCTATCATCTCGACTGCTGTTTTTATAGTTGGCCTTTGGGTGGGATTGGAGCGACGCGACTGGGCCATCATTTTGCTGGCAATGGTGGCAGTGTGGATGGGCGAGTTCGTCAACACGGCGCTTGAAGCTGTTGTAGACTTAGCCAGCCCGGACATTCACCCGCTGGCAAAGGTCGGCAAAGACGTGGGGGCCGCCGCCGTCCTCATCGCCGCCCTTGCCGCTGTTCTGATTGGTTTATTGATTCTTGGCCCGCCGCTGTGGGAGAAAATCAGTGGGCAGTAA
- a CDS encoding alpha/beta fold hydrolase, which translates to MDIDLELYRHEIRVSTNPLIRLSAIDIAPDRPQWTMVFIHGFGGQASQWKYQLRKFGNANRVVALDLRGHGQSGKPTGDYMMAEIQKDLETALDVLGVKGQFVLIGHSFGGAIVTEYAAHHPDRIAQLILVASSGEYKIRPLFRFVLSLPVSVISALTPLAGGKLSAPPHVLKPMHENTLSRWNGWSMFRSLTVPTTIIRGHRDDVFERTHFEEVTRAIPGSNDEDIGSSGHMVMLERREAVNRAIERALEEPKKSWRDPNITTDTTARAALVRERPWLAHYDDGVPFTVAVPRVPLHHFLRSAARRFPLNIALNYEGAWITYRRLNQESNRFANALRSLGVDKGDRVMLLLPNVPQMVTCFYGTLKAGAAAVFTLPITETDELVRQVRDSDAKVLVTLTKFGDVAREVKRRTGLSHVIFANAGDYLPPLKYVGWKLKREKESGHQLGFALEPGMHLLNRILYTHSGKSPEVQVGPDDLAVIQYTSGTINVPKGVMLSHRNLVANTLQTRHWLPASKEGRERFLCCLPFVHAYGMTTALNCGISLGATLILKPTFEVTDVLKTIKSERPTIFPGIPGMYVAINNFPGARKYGISSIKACLSGSAPLPVEVQESFERLTRGRLVEGYGLTEASPVTHANPLNGLRKVGSIGIPLPSTEAKIVDLASGKDVPPGQIGELAIHGPQVMLGYWGKSDDSRRILTSDGWLLTGDVARMDEEGYFQLIARKAEMWYPAKAESQQPAFPRDVEEVLFEVPQVKEAAVVAIANQPIAFVISQKERPTADSLIAYCKRRLPPELVPRLVIFVDDFPRSFIGKVLRRELARKYEEGER; encoded by the coding sequence ATGGATATTGATTTAGAACTTTACCGACACGAAATTCGCGTTTCCACCAACCCCCTCATCCGACTCTCGGCCATTGATATTGCGCCCGACCGGCCCCAGTGGACGATGGTCTTCATTCACGGCTTCGGCGGGCAGGCCAGCCAGTGGAAATACCAGCTTCGCAAGTTTGGCAACGCCAACCGTGTGGTCGCCCTCGACCTGCGCGGCCACGGCCAATCCGGCAAGCCAACCGGCGACTACATGATGGCCGAGATTCAAAAAGATTTGGAGACGGCGCTGGATGTGTTGGGCGTCAAAGGTCAGTTCGTCCTCATCGGCCACTCTTTCGGCGGAGCCATTGTCACGGAATACGCCGCCCACCATCCCGACCGCATTGCCCAGCTAATTCTCGTCGCCTCGTCGGGCGAGTATAAAATCCGCCCGCTATTTCGCTTTGTCCTCAGCCTGCCGGTGTCGGTGATTAGCGCCCTCACGCCGCTGGCGGGCGGCAAGCTCTCGGCGCCGCCGCACGTGCTCAAGCCCATGCACGAGAACACTCTCTCCAGGTGGAACGGCTGGAGCATGTTCCGAAGCCTGACCGTGCCGACGACGATCATTCGCGGCCATCGCGACGACGTCTTCGAGCGCACGCACTTTGAAGAAGTGACCCGCGCCATCCCCGGCTCGAACGACGAAGACATCGGCTCGTCGGGTCACATGGTGATGTTGGAGCGGCGCGAGGCCGTCAACCGGGCCATCGAGCGCGCGCTGGAAGAGCCAAAAAAGTCGTGGCGCGATCCCAACATCACCACCGACACTACGGCCCGGGCGGCGCTGGTTCGGGAGCGGCCCTGGCTTGCCCACTACGACGACGGTGTCCCCTTCACTGTTGCCGTCCCGCGCGTCCCGCTGCATCACTTTTTGCGCTCCGCCGCCCGCCGCTTCCCGCTCAACATTGCCCTCAATTACGAAGGCGCGTGGATCACGTATCGCCGTTTGAATCAAGAATCGAATCGATTTGCCAACGCCTTGCGCTCGCTCGGCGTGGACAAGGGCGACCGGGTGATGTTGCTCCTGCCTAACGTGCCGCAGATGGTGACCTGTTTTTACGGAACGCTCAAGGCCGGGGCCGCCGCCGTGTTTACCCTGCCCATCACTGAGACCGACGAACTGGTGAGGCAGGTGCGCGACAGTGACGCGAAGGTGTTGGTGACGCTCACCAAATTTGGCGACGTGGCTCGCGAGGTGAAACGGCGGACCGGCCTGTCGCACGTCATCTTCGCCAACGCCGGCGACTATTTGCCGCCGTTGAAATATGTGGGCTGGAAGCTCAAGCGCGAAAAAGAGAGCGGCCACCAACTGGGTTTCGCGCTTGAGCCGGGCATGCACTTGCTCAACCGGATTCTGTACACGCATAGCGGCAAGTCGCCCGAAGTGCAAGTGGGGCCGGACGATTTAGCCGTCATTCAATATACCAGCGGCACCATCAACGTCCCCAAAGGGGTGATGCTCTCGCACCGCAATCTGGTGGCCAACACCTTGCAGACTCGCCACTGGCTCCCGGCCTCCAAAGAAGGCCGCGAGCGGTTCTTGTGTTGCCTGCCGTTTGTTCACGCTTACGGCATGACAACGGCTCTCAACTGCGGCATCTCGCTGGGCGCAACATTGATTCTCAAACCGACGTTTGAAGTGACGGACGTTCTGAAGACAATCAAGAGCGAGCGCCCCACCATCTTCCCCGGCATCCCCGGCATGTACGTCGCCATCAACAACTTCCCCGGCGCGCGCAAATATGGCATCAGTTCGATCAAGGCTTGCCTCAGCGGGTCAGCGCCACTGCCAGTGGAAGTGCAAGAGTCGTTCGAGCGGCTGACTCGCGGGCGGCTGGTGGAAGGCTACGGCCTCACCGAGGCCTCACCGGTTACCCATGCCAACCCGTTGAACGGTCTACGAAAAGTGGGAAGCATCGGCATCCCTCTGCCCTCCACTGAAGCCAAGATTGTAGACCTGGCAAGCGGCAAGGACGTGCCGCCGGGGCAGATCGGCGAGTTGGCAATTCACGGGCCGCAGGTGATGCTCGGCTATTGGGGCAAGAGCGACGACTCGCGCCGCATTCTCACCTCAGACGGCTGGCTGTTGACGGGCGACGTGGCCCGGATGGACGAAGAGGGCTACTTTCAACTCATCGCCCGCAAGGCCGAGATGTGGTATCCGGCCAAAGCCGAGAGCCAGCAACCGGCTTTTCCGCGCGACGTGGAAGAGGTGTTGTTTGAAGTGCCGCAGGTGAAAGAGGCGGCGGTGGTGGCCATCGCCAACCAGCCCATTGCCTTTGTGATCTCGCAAAAGGAGCGCCCGACTGCCGACTCGCTGATCGCCTACTGCAAACGCCGCCTGCCGCCCGAACTCGTGCCGCGCCTGGTCATCTTCGTGGACGACTTCCCGCGCTCGTTCATTGGCAAGGTGCTGAGGCGGGAGCTGGCGAGGAAGTATGAGGAGGGGGAGAGGTGA
- the rpmF gene encoding 50S ribosomal protein L32: MPPHPKRKHSKGRRNRRRSHDALTAPALVACTNCGEMHRPHVVCSNCGHYDGREVVAKEKK; encoded by the coding sequence ATGCCACCACATCCAAAACGAAAACATTCCAAAGGCCGCCGCAACCGCCGCCGTTCACACGATGCGCTCACCGCCCCGGCCCTGGTCGCCTGCACCAACTGCGGTGAAATGCACCGCCCGCACGTGGTCTGCTCAAACTGCGGCCATTACGACGGGCGTGAAGTCGTCGCCAAAGAAAAGAAATAA
- the fabD gene encoding ACP S-malonyltransferase, translated as MLNPQTTAFLFPGQGSQTVGMGKALAETSAAAKAVFEEADRILDFKISGLCWNGPEADLNDTYNTQPALYVGSMAVLAALHEVLGEFRPKFMAGHSLGEVTALVAAGALEFMDGLELVRERGRLMKRAGELSPGGMAAILNLDAPVLADVCAEASAATGKTVQVANDNSPGQVVISGDGTALEKAIELAKARGAKRAIKLPVSIAAHSPLMEVVIADYAKFVDGLPFVAPLTTVIANSTAQPIPADGHAIRAELVGQLTTPVRWTESIRYLAAEGVTAFVELGSKDVLTGLVKRIAPEATGYAVGTSEAITALK; from the coding sequence ATGTTGAACCCCCAAACCACCGCCTTCCTCTTTCCCGGTCAAGGCTCGCAGACGGTTGGCATGGGCAAGGCCCTGGCCGAAACGTCAGCCGCCGCCAAAGCTGTCTTTGAAGAAGCTGACCGGATTCTCGATTTCAAAATTTCCGGGTTGTGTTGGAACGGCCCGGAAGCTGATCTCAACGACACTTACAACACTCAACCTGCCCTGTACGTTGGCTCGATGGCCGTTCTGGCCGCGTTGCATGAAGTGCTGGGCGAGTTCAGGCCAAAGTTTATGGCCGGGCACTCGCTGGGCGAAGTGACGGCGCTGGTGGCGGCTGGGGCGCTGGAGTTTATGGACGGGTTGGAACTGGTGCGCGAGCGAGGCCGATTGATGAAACGGGCCGGAGAACTCTCGCCGGGGGGCATGGCCGCTATCTTGAATCTTGATGCTCCCGTGTTAGCCGACGTGTGCGCCGAGGCCTCGGCGGCCACCGGCAAGACCGTCCAGGTGGCCAACGACAACTCGCCGGGGCAGGTTGTGATCTCCGGCGACGGCACGGCGCTGGAGAAAGCCATCGAGTTAGCCAAAGCGCGCGGCGCGAAGCGGGCCATCAAACTGCCGGTTTCCATCGCCGCCCACTCGCCGCTGATGGAAGTGGTAATTGCCGACTACGCCAAATTTGTGGACGGCCTGCCCTTTGTGGCCCCGCTGACGACGGTGATCGCCAACTCCACCGCCCAACCCATCCCGGCTGACGGCCACGCTATTCGCGCCGAACTAGTGGGCCAACTGACCACGCCCGTGCGCTGGACAGAGTCGATTCGTTACCTGGCCGCCGAGGGCGTGACGGCGTTTGTCGAGCTTGGCTCGAAAGATGTGCTGACGGGTTTGGTTAAACGCATTGCGCCTGAGGCGACGGGTTATGCCGTTGGCACGTCTGAGGCTATCACTGCATTAAAGTAG
- a CDS encoding class I SAM-dependent methyltransferase: protein MEVYEYATMRGVEDNYWWYHGLRSLVVGLAASHLNGRSWMMLDAGCGTGGQMAALRQSFPSIKMMGIDISPEALKFTSERGAQNLAAASAGELPYPASQFEAVVSLDVLDSPGLGLAVGLREIARVLKPGGYLLLNLPAFPELAGQHDVAVKIDKRYRLPEILAELKKAGLSPVKAFYWNSALFLPAYLFRRLRRRPEGEAPTSDLFQLPALLNALLKLWISFEVRLSPRLNIPFGTSAFVLARRSS from the coding sequence ATGGAAGTCTATGAATACGCCACCATGCGTGGCGTTGAGGACAACTACTGGTGGTATCACGGCTTGCGGAGTCTGGTGGTGGGGCTGGCCGCCAGCCACCTGAACGGGCGGTCGTGGATGATGCTTGACGCCGGTTGCGGCACCGGCGGCCAGATGGCCGCCCTGCGACAGAGCTTCCCATCTATCAAAATGATGGGCATTGATATTTCGCCCGAAGCGTTGAAGTTCACGTCCGAACGAGGCGCGCAAAATTTGGCGGCGGCCTCCGCCGGAGAGTTGCCCTACCCGGCCTCGCAATTTGAAGCCGTAGTCAGCCTCGACGTGCTGGACTCTCCCGGCCTCGGCCTGGCAGTCGGCTTGCGAGAGATCGCTCGCGTGCTCAAACCCGGCGGCTATCTTCTCCTCAACCTGCCCGCTTTCCCGGAACTGGCCGGGCAACATGACGTGGCCGTGAAGATTGACAAGCGTTATCGTCTGCCCGAAATTCTGGCTGAACTGAAGAAGGCCGGACTGTCCCCCGTCAAAGCCTTTTACTGGAACTCGGCCCTGTTTCTGCCCGCCTACCTCTTTCGCCGGTTGCGCCGCCGGCCCGAAGGGGAAGCGCCCACCTCCGACCTCTTTCAATTGCCAGCCCTTCTCAACGCTTTGCTGAAACTATGGATTTCGTTTGAAGTCCGCCTCTCGCCCCGTCTCAACATCCCGTTTGGCACTTCGGCCTTTGTGCTGGCTCGGCGTTCGTCTTAA
- a CDS encoding undecaprenyl-phosphate glucose phosphotransferase, translated as MTTSRFRALSTLSLVVLDGLTTILAFIVAYLMRAAIEFPAPAVNLAPITSYTGLILLQAACVLLVMFFYRMYHVVRSRVDQFYAIFGAVSIGSLLAVSLSSIFFKNTAFEVDYPRATLAYAWVVGIALVSFGRWAHQRFRTRLQLRGTGRERVLIVGADDVARVVLQKIQWSPYLGYEVIGLVNGQDSPPELLGVPVLGHSDDLPRLIDQHNVDEVIIALPSASHEELLKLIADCQRGKVSVKVFPDVFEIMAAGVTVDDLGGLPLLTVRDVALRGWKLTLKRLVDLAMSAVGLVLLSPLMLFIAILIKLDSPGPVFFIQERVGLDGKPFPMLKFRSMRRDAEARSQWTVKDDPRRTRLGIFIRRFSLDEFPQLINVLLGQMSLVGPRAEQPKYVEEFQRRIPRYMERHREKAGLTGWAQVNGLRGDTSIEERTKYDLWYIENWSIWLDFKIILRTMIRGWVDPSAY; from the coding sequence ATGACCACTTCACGCTTTCGCGCCCTCTCCACCCTTTCGCTCGTCGTCTTGGACGGGCTGACGACCATCCTGGCCTTCATCGTGGCTTACCTCATGCGGGCCGCTATTGAGTTCCCGGCCCCGGCAGTGAACCTGGCCCCGATCACTTCTTATACCGGCCTGATATTGCTTCAAGCCGCCTGCGTATTGTTGGTAATGTTTTTCTACCGCATGTATCACGTGGTGCGCTCGCGCGTGGATCAGTTCTATGCCATCTTTGGCGCGGTGAGCATCGGCTCCCTGCTGGCCGTCTCGCTATCGTCCATCTTCTTCAAGAACACCGCCTTCGAGGTGGACTACCCGCGCGCGACGCTGGCCTATGCCTGGGTGGTGGGCATTGCCCTGGTGAGTTTTGGCCGCTGGGCGCATCAACGTTTTCGCACACGGCTCCAACTGCGCGGCACGGGCCGCGAGCGCGTCCTCATCGTCGGCGCCGACGACGTGGCCCGCGTCGTCCTGCAAAAGATTCAGTGGTCGCCCTACCTGGGCTACGAAGTGATTGGCCTGGTGAACGGCCAGGACTCGCCGCCCGAACTGTTGGGCGTGCCGGTGCTGGGCCACAGCGACGACCTGCCGCGCCTGATTGACCAGCACAACGTTGACGAGGTCATTATTGCCCTGCCTTCGGCCTCGCACGAAGAATTGCTCAAACTGATCGCCGACTGTCAGCGCGGAAAAGTGAGCGTCAAAGTCTTCCCGGACGTGTTTGAGATCATGGCCGCCGGGGTCACCGTTGACGACCTGGGCGGCCTGCCTCTGCTCACCGTCCGTGACGTGGCCCTGCGCGGCTGGAAGCTCACCCTCAAGCGCCTGGTTGATTTGGCCATGAGCGCCGTTGGCTTGGTGCTCCTGTCGCCGCTCATGCTCTTCATCGCCATCCTCATCAAGCTAGACTCGCCCGGCCCGGTCTTCTTCATCCAGGAGCGGGTGGGGCTGGACGGCAAACCCTTCCCCATGCTCAAGTTCCGTTCCATGCGCCGGGACGCCGAGGCCAGGAGCCAATGGACGGTAAAAGACGATCCGCGCCGCACCCGGCTGGGTATCTTCATTCGCCGCTTCTCACTGGACGAGTTCCCTCAACTCATCAACGTCCTGCTTGGGCAAATGAGCCTGGTCGGCCCGCGCGCCGAACAGCCCAAGTACGTCGAAGAATTCCAGCGCCGCATTCCGCGATACATGGAACGCCACCGCGAGAAGGCCGGCCTCACCGGCTGGGCGCAGGTCAATGGCCTGCGCGGCGACACCTCCATTGAAGAGCGAACCAAGTACGACTTGTGGTACATCGAGAACTGGTCAATCTGGCTGGACTTCAAGATTATTTTGCGAACGATGATCCGGGGCTGGGTGGATCCGTCGGCTTACTAA
- a CDS encoding UDP-N-acetylmuramoyl-L-alanyl-D-glutamate--2,6-diaminopimelate ligase, whose translation MLLSQLLAALPAILDRAPSDPDITSIEHDSRQVTPGALFVARRGGTVDGHQFIAQALEKGAVAIVGEAAGQIANLSYVRVPDSAEALAWLCAAFHNFPARKLVMIGVTGTDGKTTTSSLIHSILKAAGLRAGLITTVSAVIGDQLLDTGLHTTTPDAPDVQRYLAQMVEAGMTHCVLETTSHGLAQHRVTACDFDVAVVTNITHEHLDFHGSVEGYRAAKARLFEGLSTAWAKPGTPKLAVLNADDGSFDYLQKRVAVNYVSYGFDARADVRAANVLHKSDGTRFVVELNLPGLEGNYTAIRSTPSFLVETRLVGEYNVSNCLAAIAVGLTMGLPPQTVRRGVISLSGIPGRMERIDLGQDFTAIVDFAHTPNALKRAIEAVRRVSTGRVIVVFGSAGLRDVAKRRWMGEVAAELADFTVITAEDPRTESLDSIMAESAEGATSKGGIEGKTFWRIADRGEAIQFAVNMAGPDDVVIACGKAHEQSMCFGVIEYPWDDRVAMRAALSARLGLRGPAMPRLPTSKQEHP comes from the coding sequence ATGCTCTTATCACAGCTTCTGGCGGCGCTTCCGGCCATTCTCGACCGCGCCCCTAGCGACCCCGACATCACCAGCATCGAACACGACTCGCGTCAGGTAACGCCCGGCGCGCTGTTCGTCGCCCGGCGCGGCGGCACCGTAGATGGTCACCAATTTATCGCGCAAGCTCTTGAGAAAGGCGCAGTTGCTATTGTAGGAGAGGCAGCGGGGCAAATTGCCAATTTGTCCTACGTCCGTGTCCCCGACTCCGCCGAAGCCCTGGCCTGGCTGTGCGCCGCCTTCCACAACTTCCCGGCCCGCAAGCTGGTGATGATCGGCGTGACCGGTACCGACGGCAAGACCACCACCAGCAGTTTGATCCACAGCATTCTCAAGGCCGCCGGACTCAGGGCCGGGCTAATCACAACTGTCAGTGCGGTTATTGGTGATCAGTTATTGGACACCGGCCTGCACACCACCACGCCCGACGCGCCGGACGTGCAACGTTACCTGGCGCAAATGGTGGAGGCAGGCATGACTCACTGCGTGTTGGAGACCACCTCGCACGGTCTGGCCCAACATCGAGTGACGGCCTGTGACTTCGACGTGGCTGTCGTCACCAACATCACTCACGAGCATCTGGATTTTCATGGCTCAGTCGAGGGCTACCGCGCCGCCAAAGCCAGACTCTTTGAGGGCCTGAGTACGGCCTGGGCCAAACCGGGCACGCCCAAGCTGGCGGTGCTCAACGCCGACGACGGTTCGTTTGACTATTTGCAAAAGCGCGTTGCCGTCAACTATGTTTCGTATGGCTTCGACGCCAGGGCCGATGTTCGGGCAGCGAACGTCCTCCATAAATCCGACGGGACACGCTTTGTGGTTGAGCTTAACCTGCCCGGCCTGGAGGGCAATTACACTGCGATACGATCAACGCCTTCGTTCCTGGTTGAGACAAGGCTGGTGGGAGAGTACAACGTCTCCAACTGTTTGGCCGCCATTGCCGTGGGACTGACGATGGGCCTGCCGCCTCAGACGGTGCGCCGGGGAGTGATCTCACTCTCCGGCATCCCGGGCCGCATGGAACGAATCGACCTCGGCCAGGATTTCACCGCCATCGTTGACTTTGCTCATACGCCCAACGCTCTGAAACGGGCGATTGAAGCCGTGCGTCGCGTGTCAACAGGCCGCGTCATCGTCGTCTTCGGCTCGGCGGGCTTGCGGGATGTGGCCAAGCGGCGGTGGATGGGCGAAGTGGCGGCTGAACTGGCCGACTTTACCGTGATCACCGCCGAAGACCCGCGCACCGAGTCGCTCGACTCCATCATGGCCGAATCGGCTGAAGGCGCAACGAGCAAAGGCGGCATTGAGGGCAAAACATTTTGGCGCATCGCCGACCGGGGCGAGGCGATTCAGTTTGCAGTGAACATGGCCGGGCCAGATGACGTGGTGATCGCCTGCGGCAAGGCCCACGAGCAAAGCATGTGCTTTGGCGTCATCGAGTATCCCTGGGACGACCGGGTGGCGATGCGAGCCGCGCTCTCGGCCCGGTTGGGCCTGCGCGGCCCGGCCATGCCCCGGTTGCCCACCAGCAAGCAAGAACACCCATGA
- the atpF gene encoding F0F1 ATP synthase subunit B, with the protein MEALGINLGFFVVQLLNFIILAVVLYAWAYTPILKLLDERKAKIAQGLEDARIAGEARANAEKDAARIIADAQAEAARKVGEATQRAEQAAAAVRAGAEAEKARTLHSAAEEAEQIKQNALAGLRPQVAALALAASQQVIGGVLQKEDAYARSLIEEFFSGVKAGKVTMLEGASSDGVAAEVTSALPLNDAEQAAVKRDLTGASSVSFRVDPAILGGLVVRVGDRVIDGSARGKLEGLRQSVQ; encoded by the coding sequence ATGGAAGCACTTGGTATCAACTTAGGATTCTTCGTCGTCCAACTGCTCAATTTCATAATCCTGGCCGTCGTTCTGTATGCCTGGGCTTACACGCCGATCCTCAAACTGCTGGATGAACGCAAGGCCAAGATCGCCCAGGGGCTGGAAGACGCCCGCATCGCCGGTGAAGCCCGCGCCAACGCCGAGAAAGATGCGGCCAGGATCATCGCCGACGCTCAGGCTGAAGCCGCCCGTAAGGTGGGCGAAGCCACCCAACGCGCCGAGCAGGCCGCCGCCGCTGTGCGCGCCGGGGCTGAGGCCGAGAAGGCTCGCACCCTGCACAGCGCCGCCGAAGAAGCCGAGCAGATCAAGCAGAACGCTCTGGCCGGCCTGCGCCCGCAGGTCGCCGCGCTGGCCCTGGCCGCCTCCCAACAAGTCATCGGCGGCGTTCTTCAGAAAGAAGACGCCTACGCCCGCTCTTTGATCGAAGAATTCTTCAGCGGCGTCAAGGCCGGCAAAGTGACCATGCTCGAAGGCGCGTCTAGCGACGGCGTGGCCGCCGAAGTGACCTCGGCCCTGCCGCTCAACGACGCCGAGCAGGCCGCTGTCAAGCGTGACCTGACCGGCGCGTCGAGCGTTTCCTTCCGCGTTGACCCGGCCATTCTTGGCGGTCTTGTCGTGCGTGTGGGCGACCGCGTCATTGACGGCTCGGCCCGGGGCAAGCTGGAAGGGCTGAGGCAGTCGGTGCAGTAG
- the atpE gene encoding ATP synthase F0 subunit C: MNDPETFLHAMRFIGAGLAMTGAIGAGAGVGIVVNGAVQAMGRNPDATPTIQTNMILGIAFAEAVAIYALAVALIIVFAA, from the coding sequence ATGAATGACCCTGAGACCTTTTTGCATGCAATGCGCTTCATCGGCGCCGGCCTGGCCATGACCGGGGCCATCGGCGCTGGCGCCGGGGTGGGTATCGTCGTCAACGGCGCGGTGCAGGCTATGGGCCGCAACCCGGACGCCACGCCGACCATCCAGACCAACATGATCCTCGGCATCGCCTTCGCCGAAGCCGTCGCCATTTACGCGCTGGCTGTGGCGCTGATCATCGTCTTCGCCGCTTAA
- a CDS encoding F0F1 ATP synthase subunit A, with product MPGEPTGLSIAGFPITNTLLATLVADLALILMAFGAWRFVNSGRLVPEGFYNFTEFLIEFLWNAAEGAAGKWARKIFPITATIFLLVFAANMTKLVPGFESIGRLEQAHGQTKGYEPVNLFGSLYTIDGTKQVAHEAEGGEGEAAVEGGHSEGLCTSCEVVPFLRGAPTDLNFTFALAVIAVVAIQVFGFWALGAGYLTKFFNTKTMFTVPMFGVIDFGVGLLELVSEFAKILSFGFRLFGNIFAGALLISILGALTAVVVPTGLYLLEVFVGAIQAYVFSMLALVFISQATVSHGGGEEHH from the coding sequence TTGCCGGGTGAACCAACCGGCTTGTCCATCGCCGGCTTCCCGATCACCAACACTCTGCTTGCCACCCTCGTCGCCGATCTGGCTTTGATCCTGATGGCTTTCGGAGCGTGGCGTTTCGTGAACAGCGGCAGGCTGGTTCCCGAAGGCTTCTACAATTTCACGGAATTTTTGATCGAATTTCTGTGGAACGCCGCCGAGGGCGCGGCGGGCAAGTGGGCGCGGAAAATCTTCCCCATCACCGCCACCATCTTCCTGCTCGTCTTTGCCGCCAACATGACCAAGCTGGTCCCCGGCTTTGAAAGCATCGGGCGGCTGGAGCAGGCGCACGGCCAGACCAAAGGCTACGAGCCGGTTAACCTCTTTGGCTCGCTGTACACGATTGACGGGACAAAGCAGGTGGCTCACGAAGCCGAAGGCGGTGAAGGTGAAGCCGCTGTCGAGGGCGGACATAGCGAAGGCCTCTGCACCTCGTGTGAAGTCGTTCCCTTCCTGCGCGGCGCGCCCACCGACTTGAACTTCACCTTTGCTCTGGCGGTGATTGCTGTGGTAGCCATTCAGGTCTTTGGCTTTTGGGCGCTGGGCGCGGGCTACCTCACCAAGTTCTTCAACACCAAAACGATGTTCACCGTGCCGATGTTTGGCGTCATTGACTTCGGCGTGGGTTTGCTGGAACTGGTTTCCGAGTTCGCCAAGATTCTCTCGTTTGGCTTCCGTCTTTTCGGCAACATCTTCGCCGGGGCGCTTCTCATTTCAATTCTGGGCGCGCTCACGGCAGTTGTTGTGCCAACCGGCCTCTATTTGCTGGAAGTTTTCGTCGGCGCTATTCAAGCCTACGTCTTCTCCATGCTGGCCCTGGTTTTTATCAGCCAGGCCACAGTCAGCCACGGCGGCGGCGAAGAACATCACTAA
- a CDS encoding AtpZ/AtpI family protein has product MTPGKDTTPTNNTQYALNLGLAGFAGQVGCLTLVIIIVALLGGLWLDNQFGVKPLFTILFLLGSVPITIFVMFRVAMSAISKMKSVVPPKGTATQEKKEENSSE; this is encoded by the coding sequence ATGACGCCCGGCAAAGATACAACCCCAACGAATAACACCCAGTACGCTTTGAACCTGGGCCTGGCCGGGTTTGCCGGGCAAGTGGGTTGCTTGACGCTGGTCATTATCATTGTGGCTTTGCTTGGCGGCTTGTGGCTCGACAATCAATTCGGCGTCAAGCCGCTGTTTACAATCTTGTTTCTGCTTGGCTCCGTGCCGATCACGATCTTTGTCATGTTTCGGGTCGCCATGAGCGCCATCTCTAAAATGAAATCCGTTGTTCCGCCCAAAGGAACAGCCACTCAAGAAAAGAAGGAGGAAAACTCTAGTGAGTGA